The sequence below is a genomic window from Oreochromis niloticus isolate F11D_XX linkage group LG3, O_niloticus_UMD_NMBU, whole genome shotgun sequence.
TCAatgacggtccaggcgtgggatttctctcgtggaaatgtgcacattattttttcctttctattggtaggtggcacagtgcacttgtggcaagtaagcaagctagaagactggcaatctggctgggtgtccagttacggaagcaacacattaacaagagaattctgagtaaaaccaaagttactttccctagtaactagttactttaaaagtaacgagtaacttgaagtaactgagttacttttgatggaagtaactagtaatgtaactaagttactaatttaaagtaacttacccaacactgatcGGCTGTATTAATGATTAAATgtagagaggtgtataaacataGACGGATATTATCTGGAAATTGTATGTTATATTTAGAGATTTCCATATGACACTGAGGATgagagaaacaaactgaagatttaaacaggttcaggacctggcgtccacatatggaGACATCACATTTTGTGTTGTCTAGACCACAACACTAATTTTTGCTCCTTCAAATGGATTTCAAATGAGCCATATTGTTTAAAGGGGCACAAATTTTTGTTTGTcattctgtttttgtatttagGAAAAATGCTGCTGTGTTCAGACACCAAATGCAgagttttgcacatcattactcaatagcaaagagaaattaaaaatccatGCCATCAAAGAGTTCAGGTCTTGTGAGGTTCACCTGATTACACACTCAGAAAGTTTCTAATTGATGATAATTGATGAAAttggtaaaataataataataattgataggtttgtagcttaaacctattcgctggaacgttcaagacaatttaattacacagcaaaagcaagacacgagtaggcaaagttGTTCGtattactcatgcatgagggaggcctgcctggagccaagtgtcgttccacccacttgacctccgtcagactctcagccagcctccccatagcactccttttattgtggttacatgaatatgcatagggtcattaacatataacatctactaaggatcaaacctctaccaacatgacattgattataaaactctaagcatatatgagtagatatttctaagcataaatgacaatccactATATAAAcctgacaataataataaacaaagaaataaaatcaaaacttttacatgacaaaaacactggaaaaacCTCATCAGGAATAAATGTAAATCTTCATTAACAAACAAGTTGATGAACAAATTTGCCTTTACACAGATTCACTGCAAGAAAAGTTAAATGAAAGAAGTTCAGGATCAGAGGAAGAGAAATATCTGAGTCTGTAACCACACACATCTTTCCTTTTATACAATTTTACTCTGTAAGGTCAaaatttttcaaataaaaaaagaaaaaataattaagTAATGTTAACTTGTGAGATTAGCAAATGTCATTCAGTTGTAGCAGAACAATGAGCCAGATTATTAATTGTCTATAATTCACAGAACAACAAATACACAGTAACAGCTGATCTTTAGTTGTTCATACAAACAGCTGCTGaagctaaaacacaaaaacatgcataGATTCTGAGATTATATCACATACACTCACACGTTTGTAACAGTTTTGCTTTATGTTCATGAACAGCCTGAAGATGAATAAACTGTAGTTCAGAGTCACTGACATACACTGTTGGTCTGAGTCTGAACATGATCAACATCAGAGAAATGAGAAATAACATCACATTATGGATGATCATGATTGATGATCTTAAGTCTGAAGATGTTGTGCACTCTATTGATCAGCAGGATGCTGTTTTCTGCATctccaacaaaaaacaaaaacaacaacaagaactgCAGAAACAGTGACAGCCCACTTGACAGATTcacctgtctgacctgcaggtgagaaacaggtgtgatgtgtcagctgtcaggtaggtgatgagtgaagaacagaacagaatccatttccttgTCTAGTAGATTAGGTCAAATAATCTGCAATGCTCTAGCATCTTTAACTTCAGCAGATTAGAATCAAGTATGaaaacatttatacattttgttGTAGAATCTGACGAGGTTgagtattgttttgttttgaaatacaTTTCATACAAATCCCAACAACAGCAATGAGGAAACAAAGTGGGAGACCAACTCCGAATACACTTATCAGTACCTTCTTGCTGTGCcatcctgtctgacctgcaggtgagaaacaggtgtgaggtgtcagctgtcaggtaggtgatgcgtgaagaacagaacagaatccatttcctcttcaaactgctgtcagacattatctactgcactctgatcacatcactcagaccagctgctttctacaaagtctcatcaacaacatctttagaaacactGGTCAGTGGTTTAATGTGGAGATAAATTTGATCCTCAAAGTTAATTCGCGCAAAAAAGTGTTTAACAGGTTGAAATCTCCAAAATTAGACATCGTGTAGAGTCACAGGATTCAGCCATATCAACAAAATACATCAGCTGGATTTGGATCACTCGTGACTGttaatttactttaatttacATTCAGTGACTGTTTGAGAAAGCAGCACAGCTGAATGAAAGGCATGCTTAGTGGACTGTATCAAGTGTGTTACATAATGGTGGGATTATTGTTGATTATATTCCATTTTAATGTTATGTCATCAATATGAGGCATTTTACATCATTTGGCTTTCAGttaaatgtgtatatatatatatatatttttttttttgattgtctttggagagaaaaaaaatctcatatTTCACAGCTGAGGGTCAGAGGTTAGAGTTATTCTCCTCTTCAGTAGGACTCAGAGCTCAGAGGGTTAAAGGATTGCTGACTGAATCTatatgaaaataatttttagAGAAGAATTATTAACATGTGAACCAGGCTGATAGCTGGTTGTGATGTGGCTGCAGGCTGTCTGTTTTCTCAGTCTCTTTTTGCCATTTTCCCTGTGTACACAGACTACAGGCTGGTGCCAATTTGGGAATCTCCAGCTAATTGGAGGGAGGAGGATTTAACTGGACCAAGCAGAAGTGAGGACGCCCTTTTAAACAGAGACTCACCTGTGGTTAATAGTGGCTCTCTCATCATTGCTAAGGATTGTTTGGCACATGTGTTGAGCTCCCCTGGAGCGTTTCATTTGTTTGAGTAAGGTTTGTGGTGTGAATGAGAAGACTAAATAAGTCTGGGGGACCCTGTACATTTCCACTTGTAGGatgttttctgttaaaaaacactcatttcgaaacacatttttctttgttgttttcctcCCAGCTAAGTTctggttttgtctttttgtttttttcttttgtacaacTTAACGGTTCATTTTTCCACGACATTGTTGTATGGCTCTGAGCCACTGTGTGTtcgttttttaaacaaacaaacaggattcACTTTCAGACTCACAACCACCAgctccacccctcccctcccctccccctccagcTGTAGGCTTTAACATTGAGTTTCCCCACACATGTTTACAGACGAGTTAGAGagcaagagaaaaagagactgattcataaatgtctttgtttctgctctaaccttacccaaacaatgctgctctacaactctagactaccagccacaaagacaacagctggagaaacatctgtctacctctgacaaccaccagctcatccatacaacaaacacacatcaacaaccaggaagcagcttcacctctgatcacacacacactcaactctactcactcacctggaggatcaacatgCAGGTAGACACTTGTGATGAGACTTAAACCTTCTCTCTGTCTCATCACACCACACTtgtatgttccagtgtcattaatcgtcacattcttcagaatcaaagacacctctccatccttcatctgtctgtcctgcagatccacacGTTTCTCAAAAGATTCATGCTGGTTTTCTAAAACAAAGCGACCATCCTTGTACAAAAGAACATGTTTatctcccaggtcagctctgctccactttaCATTGTCgatgttgtttggagctcgacatgtcagagtgacgtcctgtccagattCAGCTAtgattttctggtctgaaagaggaaacaacacagagcagagaggttaaaggtcaaaatTATGATGAGAATGATTTACTTAATTAttctgtttatttcctttgataTTTGAGCATGACCGTAAAATCTTTCTAACATGGAAACATAATTCATGTTTTTCCCTCTGGAGTCATTCATTTGAAAAATTCAATTGCCAACTTGAATTTTCAAATTGGTCACCATTTTCAAAGATAGCTAACACTTCTATACAGGAAACAACTGATCTAATATACAGGGTGgaccatttatatggatacaccgtaataaaatgggaatggttggtgatattaaagtcctgtttgtggcacattagtatatgtgagggggcaaactcctcaagatgggtggtgaccatggtggccatttagaagtcggccatcttggatgcaacttttgttttttcaattggaagagggccatgtgacacatcaaacttattggtaatgtcacaagaaaaacaatggtgtgcttggaaTGAGGACGGGCTCTAACTGATAATGAACATAACTACAGGCTTGGAGGTCCTAAAAGTCAGGTATAAAAGGAACGGTTTGGGGGTttagaacacattttgtgtaattataacaAGATGTGATTTATGACCCTgttacataaacacacagttgATAAGTCTGGTTCTTTGTGAATGGTGGTTGATTGTCTCAGGGACACAGTGTTGTATTCAGCACGGCTGAGCACGCTTTGTATTTTGCACTGTTCTTTTAAACCGTGGCCACTGGAAACACTTTGGAGAGCTTCTGTGGATTTCACCCCCTCTTCTTAAAGTTTCTGCAGTCAGGTTTATTTGTTGCCTGTTTCTCTCTTACAGCACTTTCATTGTTCCCCCCGACGCCGACTCCCCTCTGTGCTGCCTTATTTAGATGATGGGGGTGTTGGTGTATGCAGATAGTATGCAGATTGCTGCAGCAACCACGAGTCTGTtcatttagagcaggggtgttgaactccaggcctcgagggccagtgtcctgcaagTTCGACACCCTTGATTTAGAGtaaggctgtgtcccaatccagcgaCCGCACGCTTTGTTGTGTGCATTTggagaccgattacgtcacagagACGTGACGAcagctgtcccaattcgaagtgtactccaaatgaGGTCGACAAATGCGCTGTCGCTACacgatccgtaccggaaacccgatcggtgCGCAAATCTTAcatcacttcctctctttgccaacattgtgacattcaatatatttgtatattgtatatacggttagcgcccagttagcgcctagcatttctcaacagctctgcctccttttcgactgcccgggacatttaaacaatggataatccgtatacaaacaaattcatgcttttctcctcaacagagAGCTTCCCCTGATTGAACAAAAGCTCCGTAAAATAATAAGAATGGCGCCTAATTACAGACTTAATAATACTGACTTAGTAATATCTCACGTGTAGATTCAACAGTCAGAtgaagtgtttactgacaattgacagtgatagtggacatcatcatcactattccaatcaatcctctcctctcagacaagcataaacacactcgactctcgctaaatcaaatttaacacgCATTTGAAATTACCCTTATTCAGTTTATAATAGGGTTCATTCGTTCGGTCAGCAGGTGGCGGTACCCTCGTACACTGGGgagtaaactgccattaaacgcacagaagaagaagaaaacatctgCACATGCGCAGTACGGATTGGGTAGACCCGATTTGTTCGGTTAGACTTTGAACATTTgcagtaaggatcggggagtcctgatccgtaacgattgttttatttttagtttttgtcttcattatattttaatgtttcattgttGCAAAAATTTTAAGAGATacttaacatcttaacagatactctgacccGTAACTATCGTAAAATGCTTCGACCAGAAGTAAAAGCCTTTGACACATGCGtggtaccgatcgggtttccggtacggatcgggtagtgacaTGCGCCAATTATTTCCCCACATTTGAAGTTTGGTCCGGTGTAGACTTCGTGTTCCCATATATAccacaattcatagcgtggCGGTGGTTGGATAGTTTTGGCGAAAAAAACACTGGATGGCTGATGCGGGGTggccaaagagtaaactttcaaaagtactgaatattatgtcacttatttatgtgcaaatgtttaataatgaaaaacattaaaacattactgttggccacatgtcggcaaagttatgtgacattagtgatgtttgtactaacttggttttaaagcctttactttaaaaaatatggcgctcaatagttgaccttaatcttacagagaatgtgatgattttgtggataattaaagtcagtcatatatccacaaataaaaaactcagcagtgtgtgaggaagaggaggaggaagagccagcagcagctgacagatggagagaatagacagactgttccctgtttgtgaaggactgctaggaaagtttaacataactaattgtctgtcctgaatcagtcttattaggtaatgttcaaataatgttatcatcccagtgttttcagtgtgggagaaagtactcagggccttcaagttacacactatgaaaggcagcaacaagtttaatattcagaaacctaaagtatgtatcagcagcagaatggagctaaaaataaatgtttgtttcagttctatgaagctttgagtattttggattagtagcactgctgtgtttgttgcatcatattactgtaattgtttatatgctttatatattctgaggtaagttgatctatagtgttatatcatattctataaggatgttatgtgtttgtatactttctgcccagtttgacccatttagcagaagtcagcctgtttaaggctctgatatctattctgtatgacttaaagcagttatgacatggtctgattttctcacccaataaaggaatatttcatatatcagtctactcttcattctatcagaaacagttatcacagctcgtacattttctttttacacatatatgtaagcattgagccaaatttagtaatgccaacaaaatgaaagaacaatatttgtatcttatatataatacatctgtatatacactgtcagagatacttgtctttgaatgaagatttaaggtgataggacatataaataaatgcaacttgaatctttactgaagctcagtatttgacaagGAGTTCAAGCTTATATTATGATTTATCACAGCAGTAACTAATATTGGCATTAAGTAAGCATGGGGGGAGGCGTTGGATTCGGGAGAGGGAGAGTGATAGTGAGGACATATCAGTATCAGTGTACATGTTtcgtgcatgtgcatgtgtgtgtgtgtatcccgTGTTCAGCTGAGAGAAAGTGTCACCACACACGGTAAAGCGAAGGTCAACAGTCTCCAGTGgacccaggtggccttgaaAGAGGTACAAAGAGTTCTGACAACAGTCCTGTTATAATGGGAATAATTTGTTGTTCCTGTTAGCAGAGACGGATCTTCCAGCAGAATCTGCATGAATATTGAAGATACTTATTATCTAGACGGAGGAATAATCACACGTGGGGCATCGGCTTTTACCAGAACACTCACACCAAAAGGTGACTTTGTTTATTGAACTCTTGCGTATACTCCGCAGCATAACAGGAAGCatccttttaaaatgaaatcacAACAGATGACAATGAGGGCATACCTATTAACTAGCTCAACACCCCCACTTGCACTCACGTTGTCAGCTTTACATGCATTCCAAAAGATACTGTTTTTCTTTACTATTTGTTTATACTCCAAACATATATTTCTCAAACTTCAATAACTTCCCCTTTGTTGCTGGCTTTGTCATAACATCGGCCACCATCAGACCTGCTGAACAATATTCCAATATCAAATTTCCAGCATTAACTGTTGATCTTACAAAATGATACTTGATATCGATATGCTTACACCTCTGTCTGTGAACAGGATTCTTTGCCAATGCGATAGTCCCTTGATTGTTCTCAAAAATCTTTGGTGGTCCCTTTTGATGCTCATACATGCTTTGCAACAGTTGGGTCAAATACAAACATTCTTGTGTTGCTGCTGCCAAAGATATGTACTCTGCTTCACAAGTTGACAAGGCAACAGTTGGCTGCTTCTTTGTTCGCCATGACACCAAAGTACCTTCTTCATTCAGGCTTATGCAGTAACCTGTAGTACTCCTCCTGTCAGTCACATCTGCAGCCCAGTCTGAGTCACTGTGACCTTGTACTCTCAAATCTTTGTCACTTTTCCTGTAGCACAATGTCTTGTCTTTTGATTGTTTCAAATACCTTAGAACATGTTTCACAGTAGTCCAATGTTCCACAGTTGGCTCTTTGAAGTGCTGTGACAG
It includes:
- the LOC109197126 gene encoding selection and upkeep of intraepithelial T-cells protein 1, with translation MSAGTAALCSILLFVFVAESADQKIIAESGQDVTLTCRAPNNIDNVKWSRADLGDKHVLLYKDGRFVLENQHESFEKRVDLQDRQMKDGEVSLILKNVTINDTGTYKCGVMRQREGLSLITSVYLHVDPPGQTGWHSKKVRQVNLSSGLSLFLQFLLLFLFFVGDAENSILLINRVHNIFRLKIINHDHP